Within the Deltaproteobacteria bacterium genome, the region ATGACGCACCTGGCACCTTTGCCAAGTTAGTCAAAAAAGGCATCCTCATTCGAGAAATTTCCAGTGATACATTAAGTCATTGCCTTCGGGTAAGCATCGGAACCAAGCAAGAAAATGATCAATTTATTAAGATATTAAAGCAGGCTATTTAATTGAAATCTTGGGTGACTTTAGTATGAATTGCGGCTTTCATCACCCATTTGGCCACGGTGGTGTGAACGTCTTGATCGAGCACGTCGGGGATTACGTCGCCTTCGGGGGTGACGCTCACTAGGGCTTCTGCGGCGGCAATAAGCATTTCTTGATTAATCGTAAAAGCTTTGGCCTCGAGTGCACCTTTAAAAATTCCCGGATAGCCTAATAAATTATTGACCCGGCTACCATCACTGGCAAAAGCAGCCCCCGCCTTCATGGCATCTTCAATGGTAATTTCGGGTTCAGGGTTTGAAAGTGAAAAAATAATCGAACCTTTTTTGATCATACTAGGTTTGATAAGGCCAGCCCGGCCTGTGGTTGCCATCACCACATCACATTCATTCATAATGACATTTAAGCTTGAAGAAACCCCGCCTTGGCTTTCAAAACGTTGGACGGCGGTTTCGCCTAAATCAGTGCCTAAAACGGTATTACCGCTATACTTCATAATGAGACTCGACATGGCCTGGCCTGCTGCCCCCAATCCGATCTGCCCAACTTTTAATTTTTTCAAATCATGGTTCATAATTTTACATGTGCTGATGAGGGCTGCCAAAACAACCACCGCGGTGCCGTGTTGATCATCGTGCATCACAGGAATCGGCAGTGATTTTTTCAAACGCTCTTCAATCGTAAAACAATGGGGTGCACTAATATCTTCTAATTGAATGGCTGAAAAAGTCGGCGCAATGGTTTCAACGGTGCTGATAAAGGTTTCAACATCGCGGGTATTTAAAAGAATGGGAATCATGTTGTAGCCCGTGAATTGTTTGAAGAGCGCAGCCTTGCCTTCCATCACGGGCATGGCAGCCACAGCGCCAATATTGCCCAAACCCAACACTCGACTACCGTTGGTGATTAAAGCGACATTTTTACCGATTGAGGTATAAGTTTGTGCGTTTTTAGGTTCCTGAAAAATCAAATTACAAACACTGGCCACCCCTGGGGTGTAAATCTTGCGTAAATCTTCAATCGATTTTACTTCGGCCCGGCTGTGGATTTCAATCTTACCACCGCGATGAGTCTCTAGCACATCATCAATGACGGCTTCGAGTTCGACGTTTTGCAATTTGCGAACCGCTTGGACGATGGTATTTAAGTGATCTTCGTTGTCAATTAAGATACTTATGTCACGAAAGTTAAAGAGTTCGCCGAACTTTACTGTCTTAATATCCCCAATATCAGCACCTAAAGCACTCATGGTGCTAATGAGGGCAGCCAAAACTCCAATGTTTTTTTTATTTTTACAACGCAAGGTGCGGATGATTTTGCGCTTAGTGGACATAAGAACGTAAGTCTTCTGTCATTTGCCAAAGAATTAGTCAATTTGATAGTTGCGCTTTTGTTTTTTTCTTGAGTACAATAAACCTTCTTATGCATAAAAATGGTATGGAGATTGAGCGGTTTTTAGAAGTTCGTGGTTCTGGCTATGAACGGGGGCTTCAGCAGGGTAAATTTTATGCCATTCAAATGAATCGCTTAGTAGAAACCATTCGCGAGGTTTTCAGCCTTAAATCAGCGCTTTATGCCTATTTGCCTAAAGGGTTTTATCGAATTTCTCTCCGTAATTATGGGAAAAAATATTTTTCTTATCATGAAAAGTTACTGCGTGATTTTGAAGGAGACAATTTAGTCGAACACCTGCAAGGCTTGGCCGATGGCTTTGGCCAAGACAAATTTTTAATTTATGGGGTCAATGCCGTTGAAATTTTGGCGAGCAAGATCCCTTTTAGTTTAGGCTGTTCATCGCTGGCTTTTTCTTCTGATATAACCACCGATGGTCATATTAAAACCGGTTATAATCACGATTTCCCCGCTGCCTTTGGCAAATTTATTTTTTTAAAACGCAATTTACCCGATCATGGCTATCCATCATTGGTGATGGGTTATCCGCCCATTCTAGGCTGCATTGGTGGCATTAACCAAGCAGGTTTAGCCATTACCCTCAATCATGCTTATGCCACCGATATTAAAATAGGTACTGCTTTGCCCATTACTTTGCTTATTCAAGAATGCTTAAACCGCAGCCAAGATGTGCCCGAGGCCATTCATTTGATCGAAAAAACTCCAGTGCCCAATGGTTCTATTGTGACCCTTATTGACAAAAAAGGTAATCGAGCCGCAGCCGAAATTTCTTGTACTCGCAAGCGTTATCGTTCTGCCAGCAGCCCTATTTTGCGCAGTTTTAATAAATATCTTGATGCTGACATGGAATGTTGTGAAATTCCCTTGAACGCACGGGGCAAACAAATGATGCGCGGTTTAGGGGTGCACGATCACAACATCGGCCGTGAAAATCGTTACCAACAGATTATTGATTATCAAAAAAAATATTCTGATCAAGACATCCGTAGTTTATTGGCCGATCATAATGGGGGTAAGGGCAGCGAACGTAGTATTTGCCGCCATCATTCGGCCACAGGTGACACCTTATGTTCGGCAATTCTAGACCCCATTGCACAAGAAATTAAAATTATCTTCGGATTTCCTTGCCAGCCTGGAGAGTATCAGACTTTTCGTCTATAATGTCATATATGGACCCGACCGGGCTCCCTGTCATTGCGAGCGAGCCCCGTTGGCGAGCGTGGCAATCTCACCGGTTAAACAGAGGGGATTGCTTCACCCCCAAGGGGTTCGCAATGACAGAAGTCATCATGACATAAAAAATTCTTTTACTATCTCCGCAATACCCTCTGGATCATCCAAATGGAAATGATGCGAGCCATTGATTTTTTGGGCCGTTAATTTTTTGATCCAATGTTTGCGGCGATTCAAAGTTTGTTGGTAATAAAGTTCAGCCTGGTTGGAATATAAAAAGAGAGTAGGGCATTGAATTTCATGCAACACGGCTTTGACATGGTTTTCGGTTAAACGCACAGGCGAGGGTAGGGTTAGCTGTGGATCGTAACGCCAGTAATAACCTTGCGGTGATTTTACCACGCCTCGGTTGGCCAAGCATTGTGCGCTCGCGAAGTTAAGTTCACCTTTTTCCATGCGATGCTTTGCGGCATCTTCTAAATCTTTAAAAAATTTTCGGTTGTTTCGAGTTTGGTGAAGCTTGGCTAAATGGGTTTTAAGTGTTTTTGGTAATTCTTCAGGTTCGTTTGTCATGGGCCCCAACCCGTCTAATAATAATAATTTTTTGATTTTATCGGGGAAAAGGCCAGGTAAAAAAACTGCAATTGAGGCGCCTAAAGAA harbors:
- a CDS encoding NAD-dependent malic enzyme, whose amino-acid sequence is MSTKRKIIRTLRCKNKKNIGVLAALISTMSALGADIGDIKTVKFGELFNFRDISILIDNEDHLNTIVQAVRKLQNVELEAVIDDVLETHRGGKIEIHSRAEVKSIEDLRKIYTPGVASVCNLIFQEPKNAQTYTSIGKNVALITNGSRVLGLGNIGAVAAMPVMEGKAALFKQFTGYNMIPILLNTRDVETFISTVETIAPTFSAIQLEDISAPHCFTIEERLKKSLPIPVMHDDQHGTAVVVLAALISTCKIMNHDLKKLKVGQIGLGAAGQAMSSLIMKYSGNTVLGTDLGETAVQRFESQGGVSSSLNVIMNECDVVMATTGRAGLIKPSMIKKGSIIFSLSNPEPEITIEDAMKAGAAFASDGSRVNNLLGYPGIFKGALEAKAFTINQEMLIAAAEALVSVTPEGDVIPDVLDQDVHTTVAKWVMKAAIHTKVTQDFN
- a CDS encoding alpha/beta hydrolase, yielding MPDFKVRLKNGLTRGCSWGKPKGIPILAIHGWLDNAHSFLPLAKLLPEFHWLALDLPGHGKSGFKPAGNIYHFIDWVADLWEVIHHFRWKEFYLVGHSLGASIAVFLPGLFPDKIKKLLLLDGLGPMTNEPEELPKTLKTHLAKLHQTRNNRKFFKDLEDAAKHRMEKGELNFASAQCLANRGVVKSPQGYYWRYDPQLTLPSPVRLTENHVKAVLHEIQCPTLFLYSNQAELYYQQTLNRRKHWIKKLTAQKINGSHHFHLDDPEGIAEIVKEFFMS